The Micromonospora sp. NBC_00421 genome contains a region encoding:
- a CDS encoding GntR family transcriptional regulator, with the protein MPIELDPDSPVPPYEQVRGQLAAMIGDGRLAVGTRLAPVRQFAAELGLAVNTVARAYRELESAGLVQTRGRHGSFVAPGRDDAADRLQRAATRYAEEAARLGVPPDRALAVVRAALGG; encoded by the coding sequence ATGCCGATAGAGCTCGACCCGGACTCACCGGTGCCCCCGTACGAGCAGGTGCGCGGCCAGCTCGCCGCGATGATCGGGGACGGCCGGCTGGCGGTGGGCACCCGGCTCGCCCCGGTCCGGCAGTTCGCCGCCGAGTTGGGGCTGGCGGTGAACACGGTGGCCCGCGCCTACCGGGAGCTGGAGTCGGCCGGGCTGGTGCAGACCCGGGGCCGGCACGGCAGCTTCGTCGCCCCGGGGCGGGACGACGCGGCGGACCGGTTGCAGCGGGCGGCGACCCGGTACGCCGAGGAGGCGGCCCGGCTCGGTGTGCCGCCCGACCGTGCGCTGGCCGTGGTCCGCGCCGCCCTGGGCGGCTGA
- a CDS encoding glycoside hydrolase family 13 protein, whose protein sequence is MTAATHPTPLTSDDDWWRAAVVYQVYVRSFADSDGDGVGDLGGIRHRLPYLRDLGVDALWLTPFYTSPQVDAGYDVADYRDVDPLFGDLADFDAMITDAHALGLRIIVDLVPNHTSSAHPWFTAALAAAPGSPERARYLFADGQGAHGELPPNDWESIFGGPAWTRLPDGQWYLHLFDPAQPDLNWRHPEVRAEFIDVLRFWLDRGVDGFRIDVAHGMIKAEGLPDVGFSSMTTGRRQSELLGKGRLPYFDQDEVHDIYRAWRPILDSYPGGRMAVAEAWAETPQRLARYIGPDELHQAFSFDFLDATWSADSFRKVIDTALAESTIVGAPTTWVLSNHDRQRHVTRYGDGEVGLRRARAAALLMLALPGSTYLYQGEELGLPEVLDLPDALRQDPAFLRTGESRDGCRVPIPWSGELAPYGFGPEGGALSWLPAPTTWRALSVAAQTGTPGSTLELYRAALRIRHEHPALAASAGPVVWRETGPGVLAFSRSADDAVLTCVVNLSGAPVRIDGYGQPVVASADLTAQDAGHVLPVDAAAWFTWR, encoded by the coding sequence ATGACCGCCGCCACCCACCCCACGCCGCTGACCTCCGACGACGACTGGTGGCGTGCCGCGGTCGTCTACCAGGTGTACGTCCGCAGCTTCGCGGACTCCGACGGCGACGGCGTCGGTGACCTCGGGGGCATCCGGCATCGGCTGCCCTACCTGCGTGATCTCGGCGTGGACGCGCTCTGGCTGACCCCGTTCTACACCTCGCCGCAGGTCGACGCCGGCTACGACGTGGCCGACTACCGGGACGTCGACCCGCTCTTCGGCGACCTGGCCGACTTCGACGCCATGATCACCGACGCGCACGCGCTCGGCCTGCGGATCATCGTGGACCTGGTGCCGAACCACACCTCCAGCGCGCACCCGTGGTTCACCGCCGCCCTCGCCGCCGCCCCCGGCTCCCCGGAGCGGGCGCGTTACCTCTTCGCCGACGGCCAGGGCGCACACGGCGAGCTGCCGCCGAACGACTGGGAGAGTATCTTCGGCGGCCCCGCCTGGACCCGGCTGCCCGACGGCCAGTGGTACCTGCACCTGTTCGACCCGGCGCAGCCGGACCTGAACTGGCGGCACCCCGAGGTGCGCGCCGAGTTCATCGACGTGCTCCGCTTCTGGCTCGACCGGGGCGTCGACGGGTTCCGGATCGACGTCGCGCACGGCATGATCAAGGCCGAGGGGCTGCCGGACGTCGGCTTCAGCTCGATGACCACCGGCCGGCGTCAGTCGGAGCTGCTCGGCAAGGGTCGGCTGCCCTACTTCGACCAGGACGAGGTGCACGACATCTACCGCGCCTGGCGGCCGATCCTGGACAGCTACCCCGGCGGTCGGATGGCGGTCGCCGAGGCGTGGGCGGAGACCCCGCAGCGGCTGGCCCGCTACATCGGCCCGGACGAGCTGCACCAGGCGTTCAGCTTCGACTTCCTCGACGCCACCTGGTCGGCCGACTCGTTCCGCAAGGTGATCGACACCGCGCTGGCCGAGTCGACGATCGTCGGCGCGCCGACCACCTGGGTGCTGTCCAACCACGACCGGCAGCGGCACGTCACCCGGTACGGCGACGGCGAGGTCGGCCTGCGCCGGGCCCGCGCCGCCGCCCTGCTGATGCTGGCGCTGCCCGGCTCCACCTACCTCTACCAGGGCGAGGAGCTGGGCCTGCCGGAGGTGCTGGACCTGCCCGACGCGCTCCGCCAGGACCCGGCGTTCCTGCGGACCGGGGAGAGCCGTGACGGGTGCCGGGTGCCGATCCCGTGGAGCGGCGAGCTGGCCCCGTACGGCTTCGGTCCGGAGGGCGGCGCGCTGAGCTGGCTGCCGGCCCCGACGACCTGGCGGGCCCTCTCGGTGGCCGCCCAGACCGGGACGCCCGGCTCGACGCTGGAGCTGTACCGGGCCGCCCTGCGGATCCGGCACGAGCACCCCGCGCTGGCCGCCAGCGCCGGCCCGGTGGTCTGGCGGGAGACCGGGCCCGGCGTGCTGGCGTTCAGCCGCTCCGCCGACGACGCCGTGCTGACCTGCGTGGTCAACCTCAGCGGCGCCCCTGTTCGGATCGACGGGTACGGCCAGCCGGTGGTGGCCAGCGCAGACCTCACCGCGCAGGACGCCGGACACGTCCTGCCGGTCGACGCCGCCGCGTGGTTCACCTGGCGTTGA
- a CDS encoding LacI family DNA-binding transcriptional regulator, with the protein MRARLSDIAQQAEVSEATVSRVLNDRPGVAPETRQAVLTALDVLGYERPARLRKRSAGLVGLVVPELDNPIFPAFAQVIESTLAQSGFTPVLCTQTPGGVTEDEYVEMLLDRQVSGIVFVSGLHADTAANHDRYRALIARPLPVVMINGYAPGIAAPFVSCDDGEATELAVAHLVALGHRQIGLITGPDRFVPVQRRVAGFRAAMTRLGATGSELDALAELSLFGVEGGEAAAGRLIERGVTGIVCGSDLMALGAVRAARQRGLSVPGELSVVGYDDSPLMAFTDPPLTTMRQPVAAMAVAAVRALVDEINGHAAPHSEYLFRPELVVRGSTAVVRQATPARQRPVPPALAVPA; encoded by the coding sequence ATGCGCGCTCGACTGTCCGACATCGCCCAACAGGCCGAAGTCAGCGAGGCCACGGTGTCGCGGGTGCTCAACGACCGCCCCGGCGTGGCCCCCGAGACCCGGCAGGCCGTCCTGACCGCCCTCGACGTGCTCGGCTACGAGCGCCCCGCCCGGCTGCGCAAGCGCAGCGCCGGGCTGGTCGGCCTGGTGGTGCCGGAGCTGGACAATCCGATCTTCCCGGCGTTCGCCCAGGTGATCGAGTCGACCCTGGCGCAGAGCGGGTTCACCCCGGTGCTGTGCACCCAGACCCCGGGCGGGGTCACCGAGGACGAGTACGTGGAGATGCTGCTCGACAGGCAGGTCTCCGGCATCGTCTTCGTCTCCGGCCTGCACGCCGACACGGCGGCCAACCACGACCGGTACCGCGCGCTGATCGCCCGGCCGCTGCCGGTCGTCATGATCAACGGGTACGCCCCGGGTATCGCCGCGCCCTTCGTCTCCTGCGACGACGGAGAGGCCACCGAACTGGCCGTGGCGCACCTGGTCGCGCTCGGGCACCGGCAGATCGGCCTGATCACGGGGCCGGACCGGTTCGTGCCGGTGCAGCGCCGGGTGGCCGGCTTCCGGGCCGCGATGACCCGGCTCGGCGCCACCGGAAGCGAGCTGGACGCACTCGCCGAGCTCTCCCTGTTCGGCGTCGAGGGCGGCGAGGCAGCCGCCGGCCGCCTGATCGAGCGCGGGGTCACCGGGATCGTCTGCGGCTCCGACCTGATGGCGCTGGGCGCGGTCCGGGCCGCCCGCCAGCGTGGTCTGTCAGTCCCCGGCGAGCTGTCGGTGGTCGGCTACGACGACTCCCCGCTGATGGCCTTCACCGACCCACCGTTGACCACCATGCGGCAGCCGGTGGCCGCGATGGCGGTGGCCGCGGTCCGGGCCCTGGTCGACGAGATCAACGGGCACGCCGCCCCGCACTCGGAATACCTGTTCCGCCCCGAGCTGGTGGTCCGCGGGTCGACCGCGGTGGTGCGGCAGGCGACCCCCGCCCGGCAACGCCCGGTGCCTCCCGCGCTCGCCGTCCCCGCCTGA
- a CDS encoding sugar ABC transporter substrate-binding protein, with protein MRIRTAGVVTVLGLALAASGCGGDNSNDEPAAKATSQAAGGKLVIWADDKRTAALKPFAEKFGQENGITVEVQAVSKDLQTNFVTASQQGSGPDVVVGAHDWIGNLVQNGAIDPVQLAAAQKSSFNETAIKAVTFNGQLYGVPYATENIALIRNTALAPEAPKTIEDLVATGRKLKAEKKASEILCLQSGQNGDAYHIYPLYTSAGGYLFGTAANGDYDPKDLGVGKPESIEAFKKIGKLGEKGDGALKRSITPENAISTFTGKKCAFLVSGPWAVADAKKANIAYDISPVPGFAGGKQAQPFVGVQAFYVAAKGKNKALAQEFVTNYVTTPELAVALYQAEPRPPALTAAFDQVKGTDPDLAKFSEAGKDGQVLPAIPAMAAIWDPFGKAEAAVIGGADPAKTVTAAGKTISGQIK; from the coding sequence ATGCGCATCCGTACCGCGGGTGTGGTCACCGTTCTCGGCCTGGCGCTCGCCGCGTCGGGCTGCGGCGGCGACAACAGCAACGACGAACCGGCCGCCAAGGCGACCTCCCAGGCCGCGGGCGGCAAGCTCGTCATCTGGGCGGACGACAAGCGGACCGCGGCGCTCAAGCCGTTCGCCGAGAAGTTCGGCCAGGAGAACGGGATCACCGTCGAGGTGCAGGCCGTCTCCAAGGACCTCCAGACGAACTTCGTCACCGCCTCCCAGCAGGGCAGTGGCCCGGACGTCGTGGTCGGCGCGCACGACTGGATCGGCAACCTGGTCCAGAACGGCGCCATCGACCCGGTGCAGCTCGCCGCCGCGCAGAAGTCCAGCTTCAACGAGACCGCGATCAAGGCGGTTACCTTCAACGGTCAGCTCTACGGCGTCCCCTACGCCACCGAGAACATCGCGCTGATCCGCAACACCGCGCTGGCCCCCGAGGCGCCGAAGACGATCGAGGACCTGGTCGCCACCGGCAGGAAGCTCAAGGCCGAGAAGAAGGCCAGCGAGATCCTCTGCCTCCAGTCCGGCCAGAACGGCGACGCGTACCACATCTACCCGCTGTACACCTCGGCCGGCGGTTACCTGTTCGGCACCGCCGCCAACGGTGACTACGACCCGAAGGACCTCGGCGTGGGCAAGCCGGAGTCGATCGAGGCGTTCAAGAAGATCGGCAAGCTCGGGGAGAAGGGCGACGGCGCGCTGAAGCGCTCCATCACCCCGGAGAACGCCATCTCCACCTTCACCGGCAAGAAGTGCGCCTTCCTGGTCTCCGGCCCGTGGGCCGTGGCCGACGCCAAGAAGGCCAACATCGCGTACGACATCTCCCCGGTCCCCGGCTTCGCCGGTGGCAAGCAGGCCCAGCCGTTCGTGGGCGTCCAGGCGTTCTACGTCGCCGCCAAGGGCAAGAACAAGGCGCTGGCCCAGGAGTTCGTCACCAACTACGTCACCACGCCGGAGTTGGCGGTGGCGCTCTACCAGGCCGAACCGCGCCCGCCGGCGCTGACCGCCGCGTTCGACCAGGTCAAGGGCACCGACCCGGACCTGGCCAAGTTCTCCGAGGCGGGTAAGGACGGCCAGGTGCTCCCGGCGATCCCGGCGATGGCCGCGATCTGGGACCCGTTCGGCAAGGCGGAGGCCGCCGTCATCGGTGGTGCCGACCCGGCGAAGACCGTCACCGCCGCCGGCAAGACGATCTCGGGTCAGATCAAGTAA
- a CDS encoding YhjD/YihY/BrkB family envelope integrity protein — protein MNAWGRWTAGIERRFTVARHRWPRLDHVWRAVDLYGEVLGARLAAAIAYYGFFAVFALALVAYSVFGAILEDNDDVSAAAAEFLRDNLPFLDPRQIAESSNAVGVVGLVILVFTGIGWVEAIRSSQRLMYGFNQQPGNLVVRPLVDLGVLLLVFVMLGVSVAAVDALESVLRFLLRATGSVGLTTVSAVLSVLVNAVLATALLVVVPRLRMSRRRLRPVVLLVAVGITLLNTVGRFYIVRTERNPAYAVVTGAVAVLLYLYLLNQLVLFGAALAATSRHGRVVDLSEGAVMRQVNVEADVDTETDPGTPGGAG, from the coding sequence GTGAACGCGTGGGGCCGGTGGACGGCCGGCATCGAGCGCCGGTTCACCGTGGCCCGGCACCGGTGGCCCCGGCTCGACCACGTCTGGCGGGCGGTGGACCTCTACGGCGAGGTGCTCGGCGCTCGGTTGGCCGCCGCCATCGCCTACTACGGCTTCTTCGCGGTCTTCGCCCTCGCCCTGGTCGCGTACTCGGTCTTCGGGGCGATCCTGGAGGACAACGACGACGTCTCCGCCGCGGCGGCGGAGTTCCTGCGGGACAACCTGCCCTTCCTCGACCCCCGGCAGATCGCCGAGAGCAGCAACGCCGTCGGCGTGGTGGGCCTGGTCATCCTGGTCTTCACCGGGATCGGCTGGGTGGAGGCGATCCGGTCGTCGCAGCGGCTGATGTACGGCTTCAACCAGCAGCCGGGCAACCTGGTGGTCCGCCCGCTGGTGGACCTGGGCGTGCTGCTGCTGGTCTTCGTCATGCTCGGCGTCTCGGTGGCGGCCGTGGACGCGCTGGAGTCGGTGCTGCGGTTCCTGCTGCGGGCCACCGGCTCGGTGGGGTTGACCACCGTCAGCGCCGTGCTCAGCGTGCTGGTCAACGCGGTGCTGGCCACGGCGCTGCTGGTGGTGGTGCCCCGGCTGCGGATGAGCCGGCGTCGGCTGCGACCGGTGGTGCTGCTGGTCGCGGTCGGGATCACCCTGCTCAACACGGTGGGGCGGTTCTACATCGTGCGGACCGAGCGGAACCCGGCATACGCGGTGGTGACCGGCGCGGTGGCCGTGCTGCTCTACCTCTACCTGCTCAACCAGCTGGTGCTCTTCGGTGCGGCGCTCGCCGCGACCAGCCGGCACGGCCGGGTCGTCGACCTCTCCGAGGGGGCGGTGATGCGGCAGGTCAACGTCGAGGCCGACGTCGACACCGAGACCGATCCGGGTACGCCGGGAGGAGCGGGCTGA